One genomic segment of Adhaeribacter pallidiroseus includes these proteins:
- a CDS encoding sensor histidine kinase, whose translation MKYHSSLRAPLIRIHCAETEEYQILSVQDNGLGLDLSGSTKLFTMFKRLHNHVEGTGIGLYMVKKIMENAGGKIEVESILHQGSTFRAYFKRDQPAS comes from the coding sequence ATTAAATACCACTCCTCTTTACGTGCCCCGTTAATTCGTATCCATTGTGCCGAAACGGAAGAATACCAAATACTTTCGGTGCAGGATAATGGCTTAGGCCTGGATCTTTCCGGTAGTACCAAGCTTTTTACCATGTTTAAGCGATTGCATAATCACGTGGAAGGAACCGGTATTGGCTTGTACATGGTCAAGAAGATCATGGAGAATGCCGGTGGGAAAATTGAAGTGGAAAGCATTCTCCATCAAGGATCCACGTTCCGGGCTTATTTTAAACGAGACCAACCAGCCAGCTAG
- a CDS encoding response regulator, with product MPKITCALLVDDDTTANFLNKRLFQKLDVAEKLLVALNGLEALQLLQANCPGPECPQLILLDINMPVMDGFEFLKAYEQLELAQRQSVVIIMLTTSLNPMMLKK from the coding sequence ATGCCTAAAATTACTTGCGCCTTGCTGGTGGATGATGACACTACTGCTAACTTTCTGAACAAACGTTTGTTTCAAAAGTTAGACGTAGCTGAAAAGCTATTGGTGGCACTGAATGGCTTAGAAGCCTTGCAACTTCTTCAGGCCAACTGCCCCGGACCGGAATGTCCCCAGCTCATTTTATTGGATATTAATATGCCCGTGATGGATGGCTTTGAGTTTCTGAAGGCCTACGAGCAACTAGAACTGGCGCAGCGCCAATCCGTGGTGATTATCATGCTTACTACTTCTTTAAACCCAATGATGTTGAAAAAGTAG
- a CDS encoding response regulator — protein sequence MEIKHEVTVLTNGKLAFDYLITNCSSNSNNCPAFVILDHHMSVMDGMELMEALNKIDLLRNNNVVFLLLAINTTPQQIEIFKDLGVQEFTSKPLSKQTKQFAKPGV from the coding sequence ATGGAGATTAAGCACGAAGTAACTGTGCTTACCAACGGGAAATTAGCTTTTGACTATCTGATAACTAATTGCAGTTCTAACTCAAATAATTGTCCGGCTTTTGTGATTTTGGATCATCATATGTCCGTCATGGATGGGATGGAGTTGATGGAAGCCTTAAATAAGATAGATCTTCTAAGGAATAATAATGTCGTCTTTTTGCTTTTAGCCATTAACACAACTCCCCAGCAGATAGAAATATTCAAAGACTTAGGCGTTCAGGAATTCACTTCCAAGCCTTTGTCGAAGCAAACAAAACAATTCGCAAAGCCAGGTGTCTGA
- a CDS encoding PAS domain-containing sensor histidine kinase, whose product MKINHDALLIANFQATTTQFGQLYFSYNLAEDQFSYISPAFWELCQESPERFLVEPDLLLPLIYPEDKTYMAQEYQKLRQLRTPVQLEFRIIAPNQTIKWLSLNAHIVQHEEQDYISGWAYDTTSSKANITTLQKFNAKKDSTLEILSHDLASPFANIQGLVRALEDQIKAGNLDVDQIMSMLKADAKRGSDLIRDFVNNEFLESSQINLNKERVDIARAIADMMNNYKTGTTLIPKNFAFIPSQIPIFMQVDELKFMQVLNNLISNAIKFTPDKGTISLVLEDRDPYILITVADNGIGIPESLQATLFDKFTKARRPGLREKKAWA is encoded by the coding sequence ATGAAGATAAACCACGATGCCCTTTTAATTGCAAATTTTCAAGCGACTACCACCCAATTCGGCCAACTCTATTTTTCCTATAACCTAGCCGAAGACCAGTTTTCTTACATCAGTCCCGCTTTTTGGGAGCTCTGTCAAGAATCACCCGAGCGGTTTCTGGTAGAGCCTGATTTACTCTTGCCTTTGATCTATCCGGAAGATAAGACCTATATGGCTCAGGAATACCAAAAGTTAAGACAATTGCGCACCCCAGTACAATTAGAATTCCGCATTATTGCTCCCAATCAAACCATTAAGTGGCTCAGCCTAAACGCGCACATCGTCCAACACGAAGAACAAGATTATATCAGCGGCTGGGCTTATGATACCACGAGTAGCAAAGCCAATATTACTACGTTGCAGAAATTTAACGCCAAGAAGGACTCGACTCTAGAAATACTTTCCCACGATCTAGCCAGCCCCTTTGCTAATATTCAAGGCCTAGTACGGGCCTTAGAGGATCAAATTAAAGCCGGGAATCTGGACGTGGATCAAATTATGAGTATGCTAAAAGCCGACGCCAAACGGGGATCTGATTTAATCCGGGACTTTGTTAATAACGAATTTTTAGAATCCTCCCAAATCAACCTCAACAAGGAACGGGTTGATATTGCCCGGGCCATTGCCGACATGATGAACAACTATAAAACGGGAACTACTTTAATCCCCAAAAACTTCGCGTTTATTCCTTCTCAGATACCCATTTTCATGCAGGTGGATGAACTCAAGTTCATGCAGGTATTAAACAATCTTATTTCCAACGCTATTAAGTTTACACCCGATAAGGGCACCATTTCCCTTGTTTTAGAAGACCGGGATCCTTACATTCTCATTACGGTGGCCGATAACGGTATTGGCATACCGGAGTCCTTGCAAGCTACCTTATTCGATAAGTTCACCAAGGCTCGCCGACCGGGACTTCGGGAGAAAAAAGCGTGGGCTTAG
- a CDS encoding ATP-binding protein, which yields MSIIKNIVELHQGRIWFESQENQGSTFFIEVPKNKNKKGIVTLIIFLQPS from the coding sequence ATGTCCATCATCAAGAATATCGTGGAACTCCATCAGGGAAGGATTTGGTTTGAAAGCCAGGAAAATCAAGGCTCTACCTTCTTTATCGAGGTACCAAAGAATAAGAACAAAAAGGGAATTGTTACTTTAATTATTTTCCTGCAGCCAAGCTAA
- a CDS encoding sigma-70 family RNA polymerase sigma factor — MGLRKLVDQLAPSQRIVIDLMYFEGYTQSEIAQELAIPLGTVKTRARSALQLLRKLM, encoded by the coding sequence ATGGGGCTGCGGAAACTAGTGGATCAGTTAGCTCCATCCCAGCGGATTGTTATTGATTTGATGTATTTTGAAGGGTATACGCAAAGTGAGATTGCTCAAGAACTGGCGATTCCTTTGGGTACGGTGAAAACCAGGGCTCGGTCTGCTTTGCAACTTCTGCGAAAATTAATGTAG
- a CDS encoding RNA polymerase sigma factor, which produces MKGEALAEEILQECFLKIWQSFGQYDPARGKLFTWLINIARHLAIDKIRSRSYLEDLRTQKIETSHWPVGTLVSSRNIWGCGN; this is translated from the coding sequence GTGAAAGGGGAAGCATTGGCAGAAGAGATTCTGCAGGAGTGTTTCCTGAAGATTTGGCAATCTTTTGGTCAGTATGATCCAGCCAGGGGCAAATTGTTTACTTGGCTAATTAACATTGCCCGGCATTTAGCCATTGATAAAATTCGTTCCCGGAGTTATTTAGAAGATTTAAGAACCCAAAAAATAGAAACAAGCCACTGGCCAGTGGGTACCCTGGTTTCCAGCCGGAACATATGGGGCTGCGGAAACTAG